From one Catellatospora sp. IY07-71 genomic stretch:
- the infC gene encoding translation initiation factor IF-3 encodes MNDQIRAREVRLVGPEGEQVGIVPLERALQLAADVDLDLVEVAPMARPPVCKLMDFGKFKYESALKAREARRNQQQTVIKEMKLRPKIDSHDYETKKGHVVRFLKAGDKVKVTIMFRGREQSRPELGFRLLRKLEEEVAEVGFVESSAKQDGRNMIMVLAPHRSTKAAVGRKGDEGTGAEAEEAVAEPSAQA; translated from the coding sequence GAGGTCCGACTGGTCGGCCCGGAGGGTGAGCAGGTGGGCATCGTCCCGCTGGAGCGCGCCCTGCAGTTGGCCGCGGATGTCGATCTGGATCTGGTTGAGGTTGCGCCCATGGCACGCCCGCCGGTCTGCAAGCTCATGGACTTCGGCAAGTTCAAGTACGAGAGCGCGCTCAAGGCCAGGGAAGCCCGGCGTAACCAGCAGCAGACGGTCATCAAGGAGATGAAGCTCCGTCCGAAGATCGACTCGCACGACTACGAGACCAAGAAGGGTCACGTCGTGCGGTTCCTCAAGGCCGGAGACAAGGTCAAGGTGACCATCATGTTCCGCGGTCGCGAGCAGAGCCGCCCGGAGCTGGGCTTCCGCCTCCTGCGCAAGCTGGAGGAGGAGGTCGCCGAGGTCGGATTCGTCGAGTCGTCGGCGAAGCAGGACGGGCGAAACATGATCATGGTGCTTGCGCCGCATCGCAGCACGAAGGCCGCCGTCGGCCGCAAGGGCGACGAGGGCACCGGTGCGGAGGCCGAAGAGGCCGTGGCCGAGCCCTCGGCACAGGCCTGA
- the rpmI gene encoding 50S ribosomal protein L35, protein MPKMKNHSGMAKRVKVTGSGKIVKEQAGKRHLLEVKSSRRTRRLTGTVEVAKADVKRIKKMLGR, encoded by the coding sequence ATGCCGAAGATGAAGAACCACAGCGGCATGGCCAAGCGGGTCAAGGTGACCGGCTCCGGCAAGATCGTTAAGGAGCAGGCGGGCAAGCGCCACCTGCTGGAGGTCAAGTCCTCCCGGCGCACCCGCCGGCTGACGGGCACCGTCGAGGTGGCCAAGGCCGACGTGAAGCGCATCAAGAAGATGCTCGGCCGCTGA
- the rplT gene encoding 50S ribosomal protein L20, with translation MARVKRAVNAQKKRRTLLEAASGYRGQRSRLYRKAKEQILHSMQYAYRDRKDRKGDFRQLWITRINAGARANGMTYNRLIQGLKLAGVEVDRKILADLAVNDEAAFAGIVAVAKKAVAEAQAA, from the coding sequence ATGGCACGCGTCAAGCGGGCGGTCAACGCCCAGAAGAAGCGCCGTACCCTGCTCGAGGCCGCCAGCGGTTACCGCGGCCAGCGCTCCCGCCTGTACCGCAAGGCGAAGGAGCAGATCCTCCACTCGATGCAGTACGCCTACCGCGACCGCAAGGACCGCAAGGGCGACTTCCGGCAGCTGTGGATCACCCGCATCAACGCGGGCGCTCGTGCCAACGGCATGACGTACAACCGCCTCATCCAGGGCCTCAAGCTCGCGGGTGTCGAGGTCGACCGCAAGATCCTCGCCGACCTGGCCGTGAACGACGAGGCGGCGTTCGCCGGCATCGTCGCGGTGGCCAAGAAGGCCGTCGCCGAGGCTCAGGCCGCCTGA
- a CDS encoding RNA methyltransferase → MTQHFQRPGDPLFTQRTPRVVAASKLHRRRDREKAGRFLAEGPQAVREALAVGAVRDIFVTEDGRRRHRDLLHGASSAHFSVVTDEAMAALADTVTPQGVIAVCDLRDVPLEAALARRPKLVAVAVEIRDPGNAGTILRTADAAGATAVVFAGDAVDPYNSKCVRASAGSLFHLDVVRAPDAPAALAALRGAGLRTLATSGYGATDLDDLLDDGSLAQPTAWLFGSEAHGLPDDLRDAADAAVRVPIHGRAESLNLAAAAAVCLYASARAQRPR, encoded by the coding sequence GTGACGCAGCACTTCCAGCGACCCGGGGACCCGCTGTTCACGCAGCGGACTCCCCGGGTCGTTGCCGCATCGAAGCTCCACCGCCGCCGCGACCGCGAGAAGGCCGGGCGCTTCCTCGCCGAGGGCCCGCAGGCCGTCCGGGAGGCGCTGGCCGTCGGCGCGGTACGCGACATCTTCGTGACCGAGGACGGCCGCCGCCGCCACCGCGACCTGCTGCACGGGGCGAGCAGCGCGCACTTCTCCGTCGTCACCGACGAGGCGATGGCCGCGCTCGCCGACACGGTCACCCCGCAGGGCGTCATCGCCGTCTGCGACCTGCGCGACGTCCCGCTGGAGGCGGCGCTGGCCCGCAGGCCGAAGCTGGTCGCCGTCGCCGTCGAGATCCGCGACCCGGGCAACGCCGGCACGATCCTGCGCACCGCCGACGCCGCGGGCGCGACCGCGGTGGTGTTCGCCGGGGACGCCGTGGATCCGTACAACTCCAAGTGCGTACGCGCCTCCGCGGGCAGCCTGTTCCACCTCGACGTGGTGCGCGCCCCCGACGCGCCCGCCGCGCTGGCCGCGCTGCGCGGGGCGGGCCTGCGCACCCTGGCCACCTCCGGCTACGGCGCGACCGACCTCGACGACCTGCTCGACGACGGCTCCCTCGCGCAGCCGACCGCCTGGCTGTTCGGCTCGGAGGCGCACGGCCTGCCCGACGACCTGCGCGACGCGGCCGACGCCGCGGTCCGCGTGCCCATCCACGGCCGCGCCGAGTCGCTCAACCTCGCCGCCGCCGCGGCCGTCTGCCTCTACGCCTCCGCCCGCGCGCAGCGCCCCCGATAA
- the pheS gene encoding phenylalanine--tRNA ligase subunit alpha — protein MTYRHDPYDPKQAAMLDPAALDDAVAAADKAFADATDLDALAAQKVAHLGDRSPVSLARREIGALPPAAKADAGKRVNEARTAIQAAYDARLVVLEAEQAQRVLETETVDVTLPWDRRPRGARHPLTTLMERVGDLFVGMGYEIAEGPEVELEWANFDALNISPDHPARGLMDTFWVKAAATSTGATESGLVLRTHTSPVQARTMLDRKPPIYVVVPGRVYRTDELDATHSPVFHQVEGLVVDKGITMAHLKGTLDHFARAMFGPDARTRWRPHYFPFTEPSAEFDVWFAAHRDGPRWVEWGGCGMVNPNVLRACGIDPEEYSGFAFGMGIERTLMFRNGLSDMREMIEGDVRFSRAFGMEVH, from the coding sequence ATGACATACCGTCACGATCCGTACGACCCCAAGCAGGCCGCGATGCTCGATCCGGCCGCGCTCGACGACGCCGTCGCCGCCGCGGACAAGGCCTTCGCGGACGCCACCGACCTGGACGCGCTCGCCGCGCAGAAGGTCGCGCACCTGGGTGACCGCTCGCCGGTGTCGCTGGCCCGCCGCGAGATCGGCGCGCTGCCGCCCGCCGCCAAGGCCGACGCGGGCAAGCGCGTCAACGAGGCCCGCACCGCGATCCAGGCCGCGTACGACGCGCGCCTGGTGGTGCTGGAGGCCGAGCAGGCCCAGCGCGTGCTGGAGACCGAGACCGTCGACGTCACCCTGCCCTGGGACCGCCGCCCGCGCGGCGCCCGGCACCCGCTGACCACGCTGATGGAGCGGGTCGGCGACCTGTTCGTCGGCATGGGATACGAGATCGCCGAGGGCCCCGAGGTCGAGCTGGAGTGGGCCAACTTCGACGCGCTCAACATCTCGCCGGACCACCCGGCGCGCGGCCTGATGGACACGTTCTGGGTGAAGGCCGCCGCGACGAGCACCGGCGCGACCGAGTCCGGCCTGGTGCTGCGTACCCACACCTCGCCGGTCCAGGCGCGCACGATGCTGGACCGCAAGCCGCCGATCTACGTGGTCGTCCCCGGGCGGGTGTACCGCACCGACGAGCTGGACGCCACCCACTCGCCGGTCTTCCACCAGGTCGAGGGCCTGGTGGTGGACAAGGGCATCACCATGGCGCACCTCAAGGGCACGCTGGACCACTTCGCCCGCGCGATGTTCGGCCCGGACGCGCGGACCCGCTGGCGGCCGCACTACTTCCCGTTCACCGAGCCGTCGGCCGAGTTCGACGTGTGGTTCGCGGCGCACCGCGACGGCCCGCGCTGGGTCGAGTGGGGCGGCTGCGGCATGGTCAACCCGAACGTGCTGCGCGCGTGCGGGATCGACCCGGAGGAGTACTCCGGCTTCGCGTTCGGCATGGGCATCGAGCGGACCCTGATGTTCCGCAACGGCCTGAGCGACATGCGGGAAATGATCGAAGGCGATGTGCGGTTCTCCCGCGCGTTCGGCATGGAGGTGCACTGA
- the pheT gene encoding phenylalanine--tRNA ligase subunit beta has translation MKVGLSWLREHVALPADLTEADLDLALNNLGIEVEEIADQRHSVQGSLVVGRVLTIEELTEFKKPIRFCTVDVGQANGTGAPQEIICGARNFAEGDRVVVILPGGVLPGGFAIGARKTYGRNSHGMICSAAELGLSGDHDGIIILPESVTAQPGDDARPVVGLDDIEVHVTVTPDRGYQMSVRGLARELGHAFGARFTDPGLAPAPAGTAAPAWPVTIQDTQGCDRFAARLVRGIDPAAPTPDWMARRLLTAGVRTLGLAIDITNYVMLELGQPMHAFDADRITGGLVVRRATEGEKLTTLDGQARVLSAEDMVICDDTGPVSLAAVMGGQTSEVVDGTVNVLFEAAHWDPTMVGRTARRHKLFSEAAKRWERGVDRELCLVAIDRAVKLLVEYGGGTPGEEILDLNHPGEPTMISMAADKPSRLIGVDYSVDRIGDLLTEVGCDTAVYDDRVDVITPSWRPDLREPADLVEEVVRLDGFEKVPSVLPIAPPGNGLTPSQRRKRSVGRTLAEQGYVEVLSYPFVAASALSTLGLPTDAVRLANPLSDEEPFMRTSLLPPLLAALKRNVGRGQRDAALFEQGLVFLPDPAAGVPPVLGVAGRPDPALWEKANASVPAQPWHVAVVLTGEYERSGWWGAGRAAMWSDAVQAARDVLAASAVPAASVGVSAAEQAPWHPGRCAAITVDGVVVGHAGELHPAVCTALDLPKRTCAMELNLDAVPLPGPTPPPVFSTYPPALIDVALVLSADVPAGQVEAALTEGAGPLLESVRLFDVYASEQLGAGQRSLAYKLTFRAPDRTLTVEEAVAARDAAVAVTAQRFGAILRGA, from the coding sequence ATGAAGGTCGGACTGTCCTGGCTGCGGGAGCACGTCGCGCTGCCCGCTGACCTCACCGAGGCCGATCTGGACCTCGCCCTGAACAACCTCGGCATCGAGGTCGAGGAGATCGCCGACCAGCGCCACTCGGTGCAGGGCTCGCTCGTCGTCGGCCGGGTGCTGACGATCGAGGAGCTGACCGAGTTCAAGAAGCCGATCCGGTTCTGCACCGTGGACGTCGGCCAGGCCAACGGCACCGGCGCGCCGCAGGAGATCATCTGCGGCGCCCGGAACTTCGCCGAAGGCGACCGCGTCGTGGTGATCCTGCCCGGCGGCGTGCTGCCCGGCGGCTTCGCCATCGGCGCGCGCAAGACCTACGGCCGCAACTCGCACGGCATGATCTGCTCCGCGGCGGAGCTGGGCCTGTCCGGCGACCACGACGGCATCATCATCCTGCCCGAGTCGGTCACCGCGCAGCCGGGCGACGACGCGCGCCCGGTGGTCGGCCTGGACGACATCGAGGTGCACGTCACGGTCACGCCCGACCGGGGATACCAGATGTCGGTGCGCGGCCTGGCGCGCGAGCTGGGCCACGCGTTCGGCGCGCGGTTCACCGACCCCGGCCTGGCGCCCGCGCCGGCCGGCACGGCGGCCCCCGCGTGGCCGGTGACCATTCAGGACACGCAGGGCTGCGACCGCTTCGCGGCCCGGCTGGTACGCGGCATCGACCCGGCCGCGCCCACCCCGGACTGGATGGCCCGCCGCCTGCTCACCGCCGGTGTCCGCACGCTCGGCCTCGCCATCGACATCACCAACTACGTGATGCTCGAGCTGGGCCAGCCGATGCACGCCTTCGACGCCGACCGGATCACCGGCGGGCTCGTGGTGCGCCGCGCGACCGAGGGCGAGAAGCTGACCACCCTGGACGGCCAGGCCCGCGTGCTGTCCGCCGAGGACATGGTGATCTGCGACGACACCGGTCCCGTCTCGCTGGCCGCCGTCATGGGCGGGCAGACCTCGGAGGTCGTCGACGGCACGGTCAACGTGCTGTTCGAGGCCGCGCACTGGGACCCGACCATGGTCGGGCGCACCGCGCGGCGGCACAAGCTGTTCAGCGAGGCCGCCAAGCGCTGGGAGCGCGGCGTGGACCGCGAGCTGTGCCTGGTCGCCATCGACCGGGCCGTCAAGCTCCTGGTCGAGTATGGCGGCGGCACCCCGGGCGAGGAGATCCTCGACCTGAACCACCCCGGCGAGCCCACGATGATCAGCATGGCGGCCGACAAGCCCAGCCGGCTGATCGGCGTGGACTACTCCGTCGACCGTATCGGCGACCTGCTCACCGAGGTCGGCTGCGACACGGCCGTGTACGACGACCGCGTCGACGTGATCACGCCGAGCTGGCGGCCCGACCTGCGCGAGCCCGCCGACCTGGTGGAGGAGGTGGTCCGGCTGGACGGCTTCGAGAAGGTGCCCAGCGTGCTGCCGATCGCGCCGCCCGGCAACGGCCTCACCCCGTCCCAGCGCCGCAAGCGCTCGGTCGGCCGCACCCTGGCCGAGCAGGGCTACGTCGAGGTGCTGTCGTACCCGTTCGTCGCCGCGAGCGCGCTGTCCACGCTGGGGCTGCCCACCGACGCGGTGCGGCTGGCCAACCCGCTGTCGGACGAGGAGCCGTTCATGCGGACCAGCCTGCTGCCCCCGCTGCTGGCCGCGCTCAAGCGCAACGTCGGCCGCGGCCAGCGCGACGCCGCGCTGTTCGAGCAGGGCCTGGTCTTCCTGCCCGACCCGGCGGCCGGCGTGCCGCCGGTGCTGGGTGTCGCGGGCCGTCCCGACCCGGCGCTGTGGGAGAAGGCCAACGCCTCCGTGCCCGCGCAGCCGTGGCACGTGGCCGTGGTGCTGACCGGCGAGTACGAGCGCTCCGGCTGGTGGGGCGCGGGCCGCGCCGCCATGTGGTCCGACGCGGTGCAGGCCGCGCGCGACGTGCTGGCCGCCTCGGCGGTCCCGGCCGCGTCGGTCGGCGTCAGCGCGGCCGAGCAGGCGCCGTGGCACCCGGGCCGGTGCGCGGCGATCACCGTGGACGGCGTCGTCGTCGGCCACGCGGGCGAGCTGCACCCGGCCGTCTGCACCGCGCTGGACCTGCCCAAGCGCACCTGCGCGATGGAGCTGAACCTGGACGCGGTGCCGCTGCCGGGGCCGACCCCGCCGCCGGTGTTCTCGACGTACCCGCCCGCGCTCATCGACGTCGCCCTCGTGCTGTCCGCCGACGTGCCCGCCGGGCAGGTCGAGGCGGCGCTGACCGAGGGCGCCGGCCCGCTGCTGGAGTCGGTGCGGCTGTTCGACGTGTACGCGTCCGAGCAGCTCGGGGCGGGGCAGCGCTCGCTGGCGTACAAGCTGACCTTCCGCGCGCCCGACCGGACCCTGACCGTCGAGGAGGCGGTCGCGGCCCGGGACGCGGCGGTGGCGGTCACGGCGCAGCGCTTCGGCGCGATCCTGCGCGGCGCCTGA
- the folP gene encoding dihydropteroate synthase, translating to MFIPDLIAPKRVIAGREFDFDRQVAVMAVVNRTPDSFYDKGATYALDAAVAAVDAAAAAGADWIDIGGVKFSPDGGEVHSDVELERVLPVVEATVARHPHLVVSVDTFRADVAEACLAAGAHVVNDTTGLHDPALADLVAAHPHTQLIVTHSLARPRTHYPKPQYADVAGEIAAFLRSRVEVALSRGVRPEQIVIDPGHDLNKNTFHTLELTRRLPEIAAVGYPMLAAVSNKDFVGETLDRPQGERLSGSLAAAVTSVLLGARIVRMHNVRESVDAVHMTEAILGWRQPAYTVHNM from the coding sequence ATGTTCATCCCCGACCTGATCGCCCCCAAGCGGGTCATCGCCGGACGCGAGTTCGACTTCGACCGCCAGGTCGCGGTCATGGCGGTGGTGAACCGGACCCCCGACTCGTTCTACGACAAGGGGGCCACCTACGCGCTCGACGCGGCGGTCGCGGCAGTCGATGCCGCGGCCGCCGCCGGCGCGGACTGGATCGACATCGGCGGGGTGAAGTTCTCGCCCGACGGCGGCGAGGTGCACAGCGACGTCGAGCTGGAGCGGGTGCTGCCGGTGGTGGAGGCCACCGTCGCGCGGCACCCGCACCTGGTCGTCAGCGTCGACACGTTCCGCGCCGACGTGGCCGAGGCCTGCCTCGCCGCGGGCGCGCACGTCGTCAACGACACCACCGGCCTGCACGATCCGGCGCTCGCCGACCTGGTCGCGGCCCACCCGCACACCCAGCTGATCGTCACGCACAGCCTGGCCCGGCCGCGCACCCACTACCCGAAGCCGCAGTACGCCGACGTGGCGGGCGAGATCGCCGCGTTCCTGCGGTCGCGGGTCGAGGTCGCGCTCTCCCGGGGCGTACGCCCCGAGCAGATCGTCATCGACCCGGGCCACGACCTGAACAAGAACACGTTCCACACGCTGGAGCTGACCCGGCGCCTGCCCGAGATCGCCGCCGTGGGCTATCCGATGCTCGCCGCCGTGTCCAACAAGGACTTCGTCGGCGAGACGCTCGACCGGCCCCAGGGCGAGCGCCTGTCCGGCAGCCTCGCCGCAGCCGTCACCAGCGTGCTGCTCGGCGCCCGGATCGTACGCATGCACAACGTGCGTGAATCCGTGGACGCCGTGCACATGACCGAGGCGATCCTGGGCTGGCGCCAGCCCGCCTACACCGTGCACAATATGTGA
- a CDS encoding pyrimidine reductase family protein → MRRLWPEPSAELDSGELLSAYPRADRPLLRANMITSLDGAATLEGRSGALGSPADQDLMKRLRMQADVVVVGAGTIRVEGYGATLLDAEAQAWRTAHGLTPHPRFAAVTRSGDVPAKFFTDPPTPPIVITYASAPHDYPADTEVIDCGDSSVDPAVMVAELAARGLTQILCEGGPHLLGGLVAADLVDELCLTLSPTLAGPGSVRIVAGPPSAPRRLTPTHVLTDGTHLYLRHTRPTTP, encoded by the coding sequence ATGCGCAGGCTGTGGCCGGAACCGTCCGCCGAGCTGGACAGCGGGGAGCTGCTGTCGGCGTACCCGCGTGCGGACCGGCCGCTGCTGCGCGCCAACATGATCACCTCACTGGACGGGGCGGCCACCCTCGAAGGCCGCTCCGGCGCGCTCGGCAGCCCCGCCGACCAGGACCTGATGAAACGCCTGCGCATGCAGGCCGACGTGGTCGTGGTCGGCGCGGGCACGATCCGCGTCGAGGGTTACGGCGCGACCCTGCTCGACGCCGAGGCCCAGGCGTGGCGGACGGCCCACGGCCTCACCCCGCACCCGCGCTTCGCCGCGGTGACCCGCTCCGGCGACGTCCCTGCCAAGTTCTTCACCGACCCGCCGACGCCGCCGATCGTGATCACGTACGCGTCCGCGCCCCACGACTACCCCGCCGACACCGAGGTGATCGACTGCGGCGACTCGTCGGTCGACCCCGCCGTGATGGTCGCCGAACTCGCCGCCCGCGGCCTGACCCAGATCCTCTGCGAGGGCGGCCCGCACCTGCTCGGCGGCCTGGTCGCCGCCGACCTGGTCGACGAACTCTGCCTCACCCTCAGCCCCACCCTGGCCGGCCCCGGCTCCGTCCGCATCGTCGCCGGCCCCCCATCGGCCCCCCGCCGCCTGACCCCCACCCACGTCCTCACCGACGGCACCCACCTCTACCTCCGCCACACCCGCCCCACCACCCCCTGA
- a CDS encoding MFS transporter — MSFRDALTPLRHAAFRYLLTGRIVGMLGNAVAPIALAFAVLDLTDSAVDLGLVVGARSLANVLFVLFGGVLADRLPRHLVMVGSGVLAALTQGAVAVLVLTGTATIPLLMALGVVNGIVSALSLPAAAAMLPQTVPADLIQPANALTRLGSNAAMIAGAALGGALVATVGPGWGLAADAATFAVGALAFARVRVADVRDRTAPRAGTLHELRVGWTEFASRSWVWSVVLAFTFLNAAHQGGMSVLGPTVANDTVGRSGWGTVLAVQTAGMVAGALLALRLRLRRPLLVGCVCMFGFALPIVALAEHPTLPVLLVSGFLCGVAIEQFAIAWDSSLQRHVPADRLARVYSYDMLGSFLAIPVGQVAAGPLAEWIGTQNALRCAAGVMVLAVLGMLANRGVRTLRADTPVASPTAPSREPASATA; from the coding sequence GTGAGCTTCCGCGACGCCCTCACGCCGCTGCGCCACGCCGCGTTCCGATACCTGCTCACCGGCCGGATCGTCGGCATGCTCGGCAACGCCGTGGCGCCCATCGCGCTCGCCTTCGCCGTGCTCGACCTCACCGACTCCGCCGTCGACCTCGGCCTCGTCGTCGGCGCGCGGTCCCTGGCCAACGTGCTGTTCGTGCTGTTCGGCGGCGTGCTCGCCGACCGGCTGCCCCGGCACCTGGTCATGGTCGGGTCCGGCGTGCTCGCGGCGCTCACCCAGGGCGCCGTCGCCGTGCTGGTGCTCACCGGCACCGCGACCATTCCCCTGCTGATGGCGCTCGGCGTGGTCAACGGCATCGTCTCGGCGCTGTCGCTGCCCGCCGCCGCGGCCATGCTGCCCCAGACCGTGCCCGCCGACCTCATCCAGCCGGCCAACGCGCTCACCCGGCTCGGCTCGAACGCCGCCATGATCGCGGGCGCGGCGCTGGGCGGGGCGCTCGTCGCCACCGTCGGGCCCGGCTGGGGCCTGGCCGCCGACGCCGCCACCTTCGCGGTCGGGGCGCTGGCGTTCGCCCGGGTACGCGTGGCAGACGTGCGCGACCGCACCGCACCGCGCGCGGGCACCCTGCACGAGCTGCGCGTCGGGTGGACCGAGTTCGCGTCCCGGAGCTGGGTGTGGTCCGTCGTGCTCGCGTTCACCTTCCTCAACGCGGCCCACCAGGGTGGGATGAGCGTGCTCGGCCCCACGGTCGCCAACGACACCGTCGGGCGGTCGGGGTGGGGCACGGTGCTCGCGGTGCAGACGGCGGGCATGGTCGCGGGGGCGCTGCTGGCGCTGCGGCTGCGGCTGCGGCGGCCGCTGCTGGTGGGGTGCGTGTGCATGTTCGGGTTCGCGCTGCCGATCGTGGCGCTGGCCGAGCATCCGACGCTGCCGGTGCTGCTGGTGAGCGGGTTCCTGTGCGGGGTCGCGATCGAACAGTTCGCGATCGCGTGGGACTCGTCGCTGCAGCGGCACGTGCCCGCGGATCGGCTGGCGCGGGTGTACTCGTACGACATGCTGGGGTCGTTCCTGGCGATCCCGGTCGGGCAGGTGGCGGCCGGGCCGCTGGCGGAGTGGATCGGCACGCAGAACGCGCTGCGGTGCGCGGCGGGGGTGATGGTGCTGGCGGTGCTCGGCATGCTCGCCAACCGCGGCGTGCGCACCCTCCGCGCCGACACCCCCGTCGCCTCCCCCACCGCCCCCTCCCGCGAACCCGCCTCCGCGACCGCCTGA
- a CDS encoding helix-turn-helix transcriptional regulator: MSSAGEDEAAVRRTTVGDLRALAHPVRLRILSLLTGAELSAAEIARELEITHANASYHLRLLRDSGHIQPAGQEKVRGGVARRYRYDVSREFDPREPGEPAEYPTSYGAQLMYAALAAELQRRGRAVVTGPASANLTTDAELWVDPDRWRALRDRVFEASRELHEAAQPPHTPGTVRVSATIALFRMEDE, from the coding sequence ATGTCTTCGGCAGGTGAGGACGAGGCCGCGGTCCGCCGCACCACGGTCGGCGATCTGCGCGCCCTGGCGCACCCCGTCCGGCTGCGCATCCTGTCGCTGCTCACCGGAGCCGAGCTGAGCGCCGCCGAGATCGCCCGCGAGCTGGAGATCACCCACGCCAACGCCAGCTACCACCTGCGCCTGCTGCGCGACAGCGGGCACATCCAGCCCGCCGGGCAGGAGAAGGTCCGCGGCGGCGTCGCCCGGCGCTACCGGTACGACGTCAGCAGGGAGTTCGACCCACGCGAGCCCGGCGAGCCCGCCGAATACCCGACGTCCTACGGAGCCCAGCTGATGTACGCCGCGCTCGCCGCCGAGCTGCAGCGCCGCGGCCGCGCCGTCGTCACGGGACCCGCCTCGGCCAACCTGACCACCGACGCCGAGCTCTGGGTCGACCCCGACCGGTGGCGCGCGCTGCGCGACCGGGTCTTCGAGGCGAGCCGGGAGCTGCACGAGGCCGCCCAGCCCCCGCACACCCCCGGCACGGTGCGCGTCAGCGCGACCATCGCCCTGTTCCGCATGGAGGACGAGTGA
- a CDS encoding TNT domain-containing protein — protein MKVRLLLAALAASLLVPLAPAAATAGPHHPPPPAGSYTECEPGTPAIAPATQTYYDPALPQLGPKPLPRRGAVGRLLHGYHRFGSLDRDAFVAEYLDAQQRFIYPPNDGFLTHGDMVDRHPLELQPRARLDRFGFPGGTFLAPLGASFGQRALPPQSLNTPEGAPQANYHVYCVLKPFSVDAGPAAPWFGQPGLGTQYKLMPQYLPEAGGALSVTWLLANGYLVEEKPVVRK, from the coding sequence GTGAAAGTCCGTCTCCTGCTCGCGGCGCTGGCCGCCAGCCTGCTCGTCCCGCTCGCCCCGGCCGCCGCGACGGCCGGTCCGCACCACCCGCCACCGCCCGCGGGCAGCTACACCGAGTGCGAGCCCGGCACACCGGCCATCGCACCGGCCACCCAGACCTACTACGACCCGGCGCTGCCCCAGCTCGGCCCGAAGCCGCTGCCCCGGCGCGGCGCCGTCGGCCGCCTGCTGCACGGGTACCACCGCTTCGGCTCGCTCGACCGGGACGCGTTCGTCGCCGAGTACCTCGACGCCCAGCAGCGCTTCATCTACCCGCCGAACGACGGTTTCCTGACGCACGGCGACATGGTCGACCGGCACCCGCTGGAGCTGCAGCCGCGGGCGCGGCTGGACCGCTTCGGCTTCCCGGGCGGCACCTTCCTGGCCCCGCTGGGCGCCTCGTTCGGGCAGCGCGCGCTGCCGCCGCAGAGCCTGAACACGCCGGAGGGCGCGCCCCAGGCCAACTACCACGTGTACTGCGTGCTCAAGCCGTTCAGCGTGGACGCCGGCCCGGCCGCGCCGTGGTTCGGCCAGCCCGGTCTGGGTACGCAGTACAAACTGATGCCGCAGTACCTGCCCGAGGCCGGCGGCGCGCTGAGCGTGACGTGGCTGCTGGCCAACGGCTACCTGGTGGAGGAGAAGCCGGTGGTGCGCAAGTGA